Proteins from one Magnetospirillum sp. 15-1 genomic window:
- a CDS encoding YkgJ family cysteine cluster protein, with protein MNTPFDAAAALRAMTSTASGNGTSPIRDASFEAVRHLIGAALSKGPEAVIAAVGEAQAYAEGLWASVRATPAFALGTRPAGCSKGCGWCCHQRVGATVTEVLYIAQALRDRPGAAPLIERLRAWNSGRPCVFLEDNACSIYDLRPMKCRGAYQVDVRWCMSTFAKLDAPLFGPAPSPEFQQQPKDVFDGAVFGLAHPLHMAGRDCPGVDFVPALKAVIDRPDAAQRWWRGEAVFPAEVRLHDWFPPVKRLGGGKGKKARGHGR; from the coding sequence ATGAATACTCCTTTCGACGCCGCCGCCGCACTCCGCGCCATGACCTCGACCGCGTCGGGGAACGGCACCTCGCCCATCCGCGACGCCTCGTTCGAGGCGGTGCGCCATCTGATAGGCGCCGCCTTGTCCAAGGGGCCGGAAGCGGTCATCGCGGCGGTGGGCGAGGCCCAGGCCTATGCCGAGGGGCTGTGGGCGTCGGTGCGCGCCACCCCGGCCTTCGCGCTGGGCACCAGACCCGCCGGCTGCTCCAAGGGCTGCGGCTGGTGCTGCCATCAGCGGGTGGGCGCCACGGTCACCGAGGTGCTCTACATCGCCCAAGCCCTGCGCGACCGCCCCGGCGCGGCGCCGCTGATCGAGCGACTGAGGGCCTGGAATTCCGGACGGCCCTGCGTCTTCCTGGAAGACAATGCCTGCTCCATCTACGATCTGCGGCCCATGAAGTGCCGGGGCGCCTATCAGGTGGACGTCCGCTGGTGCATGTCCACCTTCGCCAAGCTGGACGCGCCGCTGTTCGGCCCCGCCCCCAGCCCGGAATTCCAGCAGCAGCCCAAGGACGTGTTCGACGGCGCGGTATTCGGTCTGGCCCATCCCCTGCACATGGCCGGCCGCGACTGCCCCGGCGTCGATTTCGTCCCGGCGCTGAAAGCCGTCATCGACCGCCCCGACGCGGCACAGCGCTGGTGGCGGGGCGAGGCGGTCTTTCCCGCCGAAGTCCGCCTGCACGACTGGTTCCCGCCGGTGAAGAGGCTGGGAGGCGGCAAGGGCAAGAAGGCCAGGGGCCATGGGCGCTGA